The Indicator indicator isolate 239-I01 chromosome 18, UM_Iind_1.1, whole genome shotgun sequence genome includes a region encoding these proteins:
- the HNRNPA0 gene encoding heterogeneous nuclear ribonucleoprotein A0, with protein MENSQLCKLFIGGLNVQTTEAGLREHFAAYGTLTDCVVVLNPQTKRSRCFGFVTYSAVEEADAAMAASPHAVDGNAVELKRAVSREDSAKPGAHAKVKKLFVGGLKGDVGEGDLVQHFSQFGPVEKAEIIADKQSGKKRGFGFVYFQNHDAADKAAVVKFHPIQGHRVEVKKAVPKEDIQSGGGGGGSSRPSRGGRGGGGRGRGGGSGNRDHNGLSKGGGGYNSYGGYGGGGGGGGYGSYGSGSYGGGGGGGGGGDYGNGYGGFGSYSQHQSSYGPMKSGGGGGGGGGNWGGRSNSGPYRGGYGGGGYGGGSF; from the coding sequence ATGGAGAACTCGCAGCTATGCAAGCTATTCATCGGCGGCCTGAACGTGCAGACTACGGAGGCCGGACTGCGGGAGCACTTCGCGGCCTATGGTACCCTCACTGACTGCGTGGTCGTGCTCAACCCGCAGACCAAACGTTCTCGCTGCTTCGGCTTCGTCACCTACTCGGCGGTGGAGGAGGCCGACGCCGCCATGGCCGCCTCCCCTCACGCCGTGGACGGGAACGCGGTGGAGCTGAAGCGGGCCGTGTCCCGGGAGGACTCGGCCAAACCGGGGGCCCACGCTAAGGTGAAGAAGCTCTTTGTGGGCGGCCTTAAAGGGGACGTAGGCGAAGGGGACCTGGTGCAGCACTTCAGCCAGTTCGGCCCCGTGGAGAAGGCCGAGATCATCGCCGACAAACAGAGCGGGAAAAAGCGCGGCTTCGGCTTCGTCTATTTCCAGAATCACGACGCCGCCGACAAGGCGGCCGTGGTCAAGTTCCACCCGATCCAGGGCCACCGCGTGGAGGTCAAGAAGGCCGTGCCTAAGGAGGACATCCAGTCTGGCGGGGGAGGCGGCGGCTCATCCAGGCCTTCCcggggaggcagaggaggaggaggaaggggtcGGGGCGGCGGATCCGGCAACCGGGATCACAACGGTTTGTCCAAAGGCGGCGGCGGTTACAATAGCTACGGCGGCTACggtggaggaggcggcggcggtggtTACGGCTCCTATGGCAGCGGCTCCTacggaggcggcggcggcggagggGGAGGCGGCGACTACGGCAACGGGTACGGCGGGTTCGGCAGCTACAGCCAGCACCAGTCCTCCTACGGCCCCATGAAGAGCGgcggaggaggtggaggagggggcGGCAACTGGGGGGGCCGCAGTAACAGTGGACCCTACAGAGGAGGCTATGGTGGGGGAGGCTACGGGGGCGGCTCTTTCTGA
- the LOC128973098 gene encoding neuropeptide Y receptor type 6-like has translation MDKAIQHPSEILSNQTLSNISYSQFLNFETCQLSFLAELLLITAYTLVTAVGLFGNLCLIVIIKRRKETQNVTNVLIANLSLSDILICIMCIPVTVAYTLMDYWIFGEAMCKITSFTQSVSVTVSTFSLVLIAIERYQLIVNPRGWKPTISHAHWGILLIWGFSLTISIPFLIFHQLTDEPFEHLSSHSEFYKNKVACVEAWPSVAAQLTFTTALLVFQYCLPLGFIFVCYLKIFVCLRRRHCKIERMRESESRLSENKRINVMLISIVVTFAACWLPLNIFNVVFDWNYEALMSCNHNLAFTICHLVAMISTCINPIFYGYLNKNFQKDLVVLVHHCRCSASQEEYENIALSNLQTDASKASLKLTNPPVDI, from the coding sequence ATGGATAAAGCCATTCAGCATCCCAGTGAGATTCTCTCTAATCAAACCCTCTCTAACATTAGCTACTCACAGTTTCTGAACTTTGAAACATGCCAACTGTCTTTCCTTGCAGAACTCCTGCTTATCACAGCCTACACATTAGTTACAGCAGTGGGGCTCTTTGGAAATCTTTGTCTGATCGTTATCATAAAGAGGCGGAAGGAAACTCAAAATGTTACCAACGTTTTGATTGCCAACCTCTCTTTATCAGATATCTTGATCTGCATCATGTGCATTCCTGTCACAGTTGCATACACCTTAATGGACTACTGGATCTTTGGGGAAGCTATGTGTAAAATAACTTCTTTCACACAGAGCGTGTCTGTCACGGTCTCCACCTTCTCACTTGTACTGATTGCTATCGAGAGATACCAGTTAATAGTGAACCCACGTGGCTGGAAGCCTACTATTTCCCATGCTCACTGGGGAATCCTTCTCATCTGGGGCTTTTCCCTCACGATCTCCATtccttttttaatatttcaccaGTTAACTGACGAACCCTTCGAACATCTGTCTTCCCATAGTGAGTTCTATAAGAACAAGGTCGCTTGCGTCGAAGCTTGGCCATCTGTTGCGGCACAACTGACTTTTACCACTGCCCTGCTGGTTTTCCAGTACTGCCTCCCACTGGGCTTTATTTTTGTCTGCTATCTCAAGATCTTTGTATGTCTTCGAAGGAGACACTGTAAAATAGAGAGGATGAGGGAGAGTGAGAGCAGGCTGAGCGAGAACAAAAGGATTAATGTGATGCTGATATCCATTGTTGTGACTTTTGCAGCTTGCTGGTTGCCTCTCAATATATTCAATGTTGTTTTTGACTGGAACTACGAAGCACTCATGAGCTGTAATCACAACCTAGCATTTACAATATGCCACCTCGTGGCCATGATCTCTACATGCATCAATCCCATCTTTTATGGATACCTTAACAAGAATTTCCAGAAGGATTTGGTGGTATTAGTTCACCACTGCAGGTGCTCAGCATCACAAGAGGAATACGAAAACATTGCCCTTTCAAACCTGCAAACCGATGCATCCAAGGCATCTCTGAAATTAACTAACCCCCCTGTGGATATCTAA